A single genomic interval of Rhododendron vialii isolate Sample 1 chromosome 3a, ASM3025357v1 harbors:
- the LOC131318784 gene encoding hexose carrier protein HEX6-like: MAVGIAKGSEVAAGEYNGRVTSFVVLSCMMAAMGGAIFGYDIGISGGVTSMEPFLKKFFPDVYVRMEEDTKISNYCKFNSELLTSFTSSLYVAGLIASFFASSVTKAFGRKPSILIGGAAFLSGAALNGAASNVYMLIFGRVLLGVGVGFANQSVPLYLSEMAPPRYRGAINTGFQLSVGIGILSANLINYGTQKIKGGWGWRISLAMAAVPASVLTVGALFLPETPNSLIQQNNNHLKAKSMLQRIRGTQDVQSELDDLIRANEISRSVKHPFRKIIQKKYRPQLVMAIAIPFFQQVTGINVIAFYAPVVFRTMGIGESASLMSAVVTGVVGIAATILSMSIGSGGEFCSWLGGFKCWCHR; encoded by the exons ATGGCAGTGGGAATAGCAAAAGGGAGTGAAGTTGCAGCAGGGGAATACAATGGGAGGGTGACTTCATTTGTAGTGTTATCTTGCATGATGGCTGCCATGGGAGGAGCCATCTTCGGCTACGACATCGGTATTTCAG GTGGAGTGACTTCCATGGAGCCATTTCTAAAGAAATTCTTTCCGGACGTGTACGTTAGGATGGAAGAAGACACCAAGATTAGTAACTACTGCAAATTTAACAGCGAATTGTTGACCTCATTTACATCCTCACTCTATGTGGCTGGCCTTATTGCTTCCTTCTTTGCCTCATCTGTCACCAAAGCCTTTGGGCGCAAACCCTCGATCCTCATCGGAGGAGCTGCATTTCTCTCAGGGGCAGCTCTCAATGGTGCAGCTTCTAATGTCTACATGCTAATCTTTGGCCGTGTCCTGCTCGGTGTTGGTGTTGGCTTTGCGAATCAG TCAGTCCCACTCTATCTCTCAGAGATGGCTCCACCAAGATACAGAGGCGCAATCAACACTGGCTTCCAACTCAGCGTCGGTATCGGCATTCTCTCAGCAAACCTCATCAACTACGGCACACAAAAGATCAAAGGCGGATGGGGTTGGAGAATCTCCTTGGCCATGGCAGCAGTCCCCGCTTCGGTCCTAACTGTCGGCGCCCTCTTCCTCCCCGAAACACCCAACAGCCTAATCCAACAAAACAACAATCACCTAAAAGCCAAATCAATGTTGCAACGAATCAGAGGCACCCAAGACGTCCAATCGGAATTAGACGACCTAATCAGAGCAAACGAAATCTCAAGAAGCGTCAAACACCCATTCAGGAAAATCATTCAGAAGAAGTACAGGCCTCAGTTGGTTATGGCAATAGCAATACCCTTTTTCCAACAAGTCACCGGAATCAACGTGATCGCATTTTACGCTCCCGTTGTTTTCCGGACTATGGGTATAGGCGAAAGTGCATCGCTCATGTCTGCAGTTGTGACCGGAGTGGTGGGTATCGCAGCAACGATCCTATCCATGTCGATAGGCTCGGGAGGAGAGTTCTGCTCATGGTTGGGGGGATTCAAATGTTGGTGTCACAGGTGA